TGCTGGCAAAGCGCTCGGATAATCAGGGCGATCGGCGCATGCTGATCCTGTTCTGCTGCGTCATTGCGATTGCCAACGCCGTGCTGTTTGCCTTTAACCGCCACTACCTGACGCTGGTTATGGCCGGCGTGGTGCTCTCGTCGATTGCCAGCGTGGCGATGCCGCAGATTTTCGCACTGGCGCGCGAGTATGCCGACAGCTCGGCGCGTGAGGCGGTGATGTTCAGTTCGGTAATGCGCGCGCAGCTGTCGCTGGCATGGGTTATCGGCCCGCCGCTGTCGTTTGCCATCGCGCTTAACTATGGCTTTACCGCCATGTTCCTGGTGGCTGCCGTGCTGTTTTTAATCTGCGTGGCGCTGATCTGGTTCACGCTGCCGTCGGTGCCGCGCGCGCAGACCAGCGCTGCGGTGCCGCTCACCGATATCAGCGGCTGGAAGGACCGCGATATGCGCATGCTGTTTGTCGCGTCGGTATTTATGTGGACCTGCAACACCATGTATGTGATCGATATGCCGCTGTACATCAGCAGCGTGCTCGGACTGCCCGATAAGCTGGCCGGCCTGCTGATGGGTATCGCTGCCGGGCTGGAAATTCCGGTGATGCTGCTGGCAGGCCGTTACGTAAAACGCTTCGGTAAACGCCCGATGATGCTGCTGGCCGTCGGCTGCGGCGCGTTGTTTTATCTCGGATTGGTGTTTTTGCATGGGCGAACTGCATTGATGCTGCTTCAGCTGCTAAATGCGGTGTTTATCGGCATTATTGCCGGGATTGGGATGATCTGGTTTCAGGATCTGATGCCGGGGCGTCCGGGTTCTGCCACCACGCTGTTTACCAACAGTAT
This DNA window, taken from Erwinia tasmaniensis Et1/99, encodes the following:
- a CDS encoding sugar efflux transporter; the encoded protein is MKAFLSRRRRLHPVYLAFMAVSFMVGIAGALQAPTLSLFLSREVGVQPFWVGLFYTLNAVAGIIVSLMLAKRSDNQGDRRMLILFCCVIAIANAVLFAFNRHYLTLVMAGVVLSSIASVAMPQIFALAREYADSSAREAVMFSSVMRAQLSLAWVIGPPLSFAIALNYGFTAMFLVAAVLFLICVALIWFTLPSVPRAQTSAAVPLTDISGWKDRDMRMLFVASVFMWTCNTMYVIDMPLYISSVLGLPDKLAGLLMGIAAGLEIPVMLLAGRYVKRFGKRPMMLLAVGCGALFYLGLVFLHGRTALMLLQLLNAVFIGIIAGIGMIWFQDLMPGRPGSATTLFTNSISTGVILAGVLQGAMAQTFGHHAVYWLALLLALVSFALSWQVRESRKIKPQSCP